One stretch of Xanthomonas sp. DAR 35659 DNA includes these proteins:
- a CDS encoding LacI family DNA-binding transcriptional regulator: MEKVRKSVRRKSLAVTIDEVAALAKVSPMTVSRVINGQGNVRDTTREQVMRAVETLGYTPNLAASALAAAQNTRVALIYSNPSGAYLGELLVGVLRAASRTSIQVVVDYWDDLGAEAERKAARKLAKSVAGVILPPPLCESEAAIHELVRAKVPVVAIASDRFSEQVACVRVDEFNASKDITAYLIAQGHTRIGYIAGRSNLSASARRFEGFQAALAEAGLRLDRHLLQPGDYTYRSGLEAAEKLLSRRQPPSAIIASNDDMAAAAISVAHRRGLDVPRDLSVVGFDDTSAATAVWPELTTVRQPIAAMADAAIDILLRSIRNKERTARAKIDHVLAHQLVKRDSVAAPATARRQRR; this comes from the coding sequence TTGGAGAAGGTCAGGAAATCGGTGCGCCGCAAGAGCCTTGCCGTGACCATCGACGAGGTGGCCGCGCTGGCCAAGGTCTCGCCGATGACCGTGTCGCGGGTGATCAACGGCCAGGGCAACGTGCGCGACACCACCCGCGAGCAGGTCATGCGCGCGGTCGAGACGCTCGGCTACACGCCGAACCTGGCGGCCAGCGCGCTGGCCGCCGCGCAGAACACGCGGGTCGCGCTGATCTACAGCAATCCCAGCGGCGCCTATCTCGGCGAATTGCTGGTCGGCGTGCTGCGCGCCGCCTCGCGCACCTCGATCCAGGTGGTGGTGGATTACTGGGACGACCTCGGCGCCGAGGCCGAACGCAAGGCCGCGCGCAAGCTGGCCAAGAGCGTGGCCGGGGTGATCCTGCCGCCGCCGCTGTGCGAATCGGAGGCCGCGATCCACGAACTGGTGCGCGCCAAGGTGCCGGTGGTGGCGATCGCCTCGGACCGTTTCAGCGAACAGGTGGCCTGCGTGCGCGTGGACGAGTTCAATGCCAGCAAGGACATCACCGCCTACCTGATCGCGCAGGGCCACACCCGCATCGGCTACATCGCCGGGCGCTCCAACCTGTCGGCCAGCGCGCGCCGCTTCGAAGGCTTCCAGGCGGCCCTGGCCGAGGCCGGGCTGCGCCTGGACCGGCACCTGCTGCAGCCGGGCGACTACACCTATCGTTCCGGCCTGGAGGCCGCCGAAAAGCTGCTGTCGCGGCGGCAACCGCCCAGCGCCATCATCGCCAGCAACGACGACATGGCCGCCGCGGCGATCTCGGTCGCGCACCGGCGCGGCCTGGACGTGCCGCGTGACCTGTCGGTGGTCGGCTTCGACGACACTTCCGCCGCCACCGCGGTGTGGCCGGAACTGACCACCGTGCGCCAGCCGATCGCGGCGATGGCCGACGCGGCGATCGACATCCTGCTGCGCAGCATCCGCAACAAGGAACGTACGGCTCGGGCGAAGATCGATCATGTGCTCGCTCATCAACTGGTCAAGCGCGATTCGGTCGCCGCGCCGGCCACCGCGCGCCGCCAGCGGCGCTGA
- a CDS encoding alpha-glucuronidase family glycosyl hydrolase — translation MSAHAVSRAPRRRRPLRGGWLGSACLWLALLLPAVAAQAEDGYDLWLRYQPMAPAQAAPWRDAATQLVAAADTPMQRAAREELRRGLGGLLGAAPPLAPTADRAGAIVLGTPATPAIARLRLDTRGLGEEGYLIRSVRIDGRPATVLVGGGERGVLYAAFHLLRLLQTGQAPAGLALREVPRVKLRVLDHWDNLDGVVERGYAGASLWDWQKLPGYVDPRYTDYARANASIGLNGAVLNNVNAKAWSLTPDYLDKAAALADALRPYGIRVYLSARFSAPIELGGLPTADPLDPAVRRWWRDKADAIYARIPDFGGFLVKANSEGQPGPQDYGRSHADGANMLAEALAPHGGVVMWRAFVYSHTQPDDRAKQAYSEFVPLDGTFRDNVVVQVKNGAIDFQPREPFHPLFGAMPKTPLMLEFQITKEYLGFATHLVYLGTLYQETLQSNTYRGKQATVARVVEGAVDGHALSGIAGVANIGADRNWCGSIFDQANWYAFGRLAWDPQGDAQAIAEDWVRMTFGNDPALVAPVVGMMMASHQAAVDYMTPLGLHHLMGRGHHYGPAPWDEGSERPDWDPVYYHRADRTGIGFDRSATGSNAVAQYAPPLARRFGDVRTVPEDYLLWFHHVPWEHRMASGRPLWDELLGRYDRGVAEVARMRATWAGLAPYVDAPRYRQVADFLAIQQREAQWWRDASIAYWQHVSGRALPPGIAAPPHPLAYYQSLAFPYAPGNPK, via the coding sequence ATGAGCGCCCATGCCGTGTCGCGCGCGCCACGACGCCGGCGTCCGCTGCGTGGCGGCTGGCTGGGGAGCGCCTGCCTGTGGCTGGCCCTGCTGCTGCCGGCCGTGGCGGCGCAGGCCGAGGACGGCTACGACCTATGGTTGCGCTACCAACCAATGGCGCCGGCGCAGGCGGCGCCGTGGCGCGACGCGGCGACGCAACTGGTGGCCGCCGCCGACACGCCGATGCAGCGCGCCGCGCGCGAGGAGCTGCGCCGTGGCCTGGGCGGCCTGCTCGGCGCCGCGCCGCCGCTCGCGCCCACGGCGGACCGCGCCGGCGCGATCGTGCTCGGCACCCCGGCCACGCCGGCGATCGCGCGGCTGCGCCTGGACACGCGCGGCCTGGGCGAGGAGGGCTACCTGATCCGCAGCGTGCGCATCGACGGCCGTCCGGCCACCGTGTTGGTCGGCGGCGGCGAGCGCGGCGTGCTGTACGCGGCATTCCACTTGCTGCGCTTGCTGCAGACCGGGCAGGCGCCTGCCGGGTTGGCGCTGCGCGAGGTGCCGCGGGTGAAGCTGCGCGTGCTCGACCACTGGGACAACCTGGATGGCGTGGTCGAACGCGGCTATGCCGGCGCCTCGCTGTGGGACTGGCAGAAGCTGCCCGGCTACGTGGACCCGCGCTACACCGACTACGCGCGCGCCAATGCCTCCATCGGCCTCAACGGCGCGGTGTTGAACAACGTCAACGCCAAGGCCTGGAGCCTGACCCCGGACTATCTGGACAAGGCCGCGGCGCTGGCCGACGCGCTGCGGCCGTACGGCATCCGCGTGTACCTGAGCGCGCGCTTCAGCGCGCCGATCGAACTCGGCGGGCTGCCGACCGCCGATCCGCTGGACCCGGCGGTGCGCCGCTGGTGGCGCGACAAGGCCGATGCGATCTACGCGCGCATTCCCGATTTCGGCGGCTTCCTGGTCAAGGCCAATTCCGAAGGCCAGCCGGGCCCGCAGGACTACGGCCGCAGCCACGCCGACGGCGCCAACATGCTTGCCGAGGCGCTGGCGCCGCACGGCGGCGTGGTGATGTGGCGCGCCTTCGTCTATTCGCACACGCAGCCGGACGACCGCGCCAAGCAGGCGTACAGCGAGTTCGTGCCGCTGGACGGGACATTCCGCGACAACGTGGTGGTGCAGGTCAAGAACGGCGCCATCGACTTCCAGCCGCGCGAGCCGTTCCATCCCTTGTTCGGGGCGATGCCGAAGACCCCGCTGATGCTGGAATTCCAGATCACCAAGGAGTACCTCGGCTTCGCCACGCATCTGGTCTACCTGGGCACGCTGTACCAGGAGACCCTGCAATCGAACACGTACCGCGGCAAGCAGGCGACGGTGGCGCGGGTGGTGGAGGGCGCCGTGGATGGCCATGCGCTCAGCGGCATCGCCGGGGTCGCCAACATCGGCGCGGACCGCAACTGGTGCGGCTCGATCTTCGACCAGGCCAACTGGTACGCGTTCGGGCGGCTGGCCTGGGATCCGCAGGGCGATGCGCAGGCCATCGCCGAGGACTGGGTGCGGATGACCTTCGGCAACGATCCGGCCCTGGTCGCGCCAGTGGTCGGCATGATGATGGCCTCGCACCAGGCGGCGGTCGACTACATGACCCCGCTCGGCCTGCATCACCTGATGGGCCGCGGCCACCACTACGGCCCGGCGCCATGGGATGAGGGCAGCGAGCGCCCGGATTGGGATCCGGTCTACTACCACCGCGCCGACCGCACCGGCATCGGCTTCGACCGCAGCGCGACCGGCAGCAACGCGGTGGCGCAGTACGCGCCGCCGCTGGCGCGCCGCTTCGGCGATGTGCGCACGGTGCCGGAGGACTACCTGCTGTGGTTCCACCATGTGCCGTGGGAGCACCGCATGGCCTCGGGCCGGCCGCTGTGGGACGAACTGCTCGGCCGCTACGACCGCGGCGTGGCCGAGGTGGCGCGGATGCGCGCGACCTGGGCCGGGCTGGCGCCGTACGTGGATGCGC